One Verrucomicrobiota bacterium genomic region harbors:
- a CDS encoding sialate O-acetylesterase codes for MRPDSNPAAAPRHSWNRGAVLAVVAATAAVAARADVKLPAMFSDNMVLQQGVPVTVWGLADEGEQVTVEFAGQKVTATAFRKLPNPLGRWSLKLAPLKASATPGSFVVQGRNRIERKNVLVGEVWLCSGQSNMEFGLRGAHEAQADIDAATNSLIRLLTVQRVKAATPADDAKTSGWQACSPSAASGFSAVAYYFGRDLQKALGVPVGLIHSAWGGTPAEAWTSAAALSGHPVLKLDFVDRISTLRGAHAAALNHFNKETEELKKQGKKQSAPAPKAPALPAWLGAELYNGMIAPIIPYGIKGAIWYQGESNVGRDRQYRTLFAEMIKGWRADWDLGDFPFLAVQLAPFDKGRKRTLDEITASPDDSDWARLREAQVQAVQSLPKAGLAVITDAGDKDDIHPSKKKPAGERLALAARSIAYGEKLVASGPTMQSSAVQGGKIVVTFDHAGAGLDARGGKLTGFAVCGEDKKFVWADAEITAPNTIAVSAAAVPKPVAVRFGWADFPVVNLFNKEGLPAVPFRSDTFSVATPAAPTAKKK; via the coding sequence ATGAGACCCGATTCGAATCCGGCCGCGGCGCCCCGACATTCATGGAACCGTGGCGCCGTGCTTGCGGTGGTGGCCGCGACTGCGGCGGTGGCCGCGCGGGCGGACGTGAAGCTGCCTGCAATGTTCAGCGACAACATGGTGCTGCAACAGGGCGTGCCAGTGACCGTGTGGGGCCTCGCGGACGAGGGTGAGCAGGTCACGGTGGAATTCGCGGGTCAGAAGGTCACCGCCACTGCGTTTCGAAAGCTGCCGAATCCACTGGGCCGCTGGTCCCTCAAGCTCGCGCCGCTCAAGGCCAGCGCGACGCCGGGGTCGTTCGTCGTGCAGGGCCGCAACCGCATCGAGCGCAAGAACGTCCTCGTCGGCGAAGTGTGGCTTTGCTCGGGGCAATCCAACATGGAGTTCGGCCTCCGTGGTGCGCACGAGGCGCAGGCGGACATTGATGCCGCGACGAACTCGCTCATCCGCCTCCTCACCGTGCAGCGCGTGAAGGCGGCCACGCCCGCGGATGACGCGAAGACGTCCGGCTGGCAGGCGTGCTCGCCGTCGGCGGCGTCGGGCTTCTCCGCGGTGGCGTATTACTTCGGGCGTGACTTGCAAAAAGCGCTCGGCGTCCCTGTCGGCCTCATCCACAGCGCCTGGGGCGGGACGCCTGCGGAAGCGTGGACCAGCGCCGCCGCGCTCAGCGGCCATCCGGTGCTCAAGCTTGATTTCGTGGACCGTATCTCAACCCTGCGCGGCGCGCACGCCGCCGCGCTGAACCACTTCAACAAGGAGACCGAGGAACTGAAGAAGCAGGGCAAGAAGCAGTCCGCGCCCGCCCCGAAGGCGCCGGCGCTGCCCGCGTGGCTCGGCGCGGAACTTTACAACGGCATGATCGCGCCGATCATTCCCTACGGCATCAAGGGCGCAATCTGGTATCAGGGTGAATCAAACGTGGGCCGCGACCGCCAGTATCGCACGCTCTTCGCCGAGATGATCAAGGGCTGGCGCGCTGATTGGGACCTCGGCGATTTCCCGTTCCTCGCCGTGCAACTCGCGCCGTTCGACAAGGGCAGGAAGCGAACCCTCGATGAAATTACGGCCTCGCCCGACGACAGCGACTGGGCGCGACTCCGCGAGGCGCAGGTGCAGGCGGTGCAGTCGCTGCCGAAGGCCGGCCTCGCCGTCATCACCGACGCGGGCGACAAGGACGACATCCATCCCTCGAAGAAGAAGCCGGCCGGCGAACGCCTCGCGCTCGCGGCGCGGTCCATCGCCTACGGCGAAAAGCTCGTGGCGTCCGGGCCGACGATGCAGTCGAGCGCCGTGCAGGGCGGCAAAATCGTCGTGACGTTCGACCATGCGGGCGCCGGCCTCGACGCGCGCGGCGGCAAGCTCACGGGCTTCGCGGTGTGCGGCGAGGACAAGAAGTTTGTCTGGGCCGATGCGGAAATCACGGCGCCGAACACGATCGCGGTGAGCGCCGCCGCCGTGCCGAAACCCGTGGCAGTGAGATTCGGCTGGGCCGACTTCCCCGTGGTCAATCTGTTCAACAAGGAGGGACTCCCCGCGGTGCCGTTCCGATCGGACACC
- a CDS encoding aldehyde dehydrogenase family protein, producing the protein MHSDLRALGLKPVSPGVFDGGWRGCGECVAKCSPIDGRVLARVRHATRAEARAAVGFAHEAFLEWRSTPAPVRGETVRQLGEAFRRRKSALARLVTLETGKLIGEAEGEVQEMIDICDFATGLSRQLHGLTMPSERRGHRLMEQWHPLGVVGVITAFNFPAAVWSWNAALASVCGDAVVWKPSSKTPLTAIAVTRIAETVCHGTGANPAIFGLVVGSPEVAGDALLEDKRAPLISATGSCRMGGTIAAKVGARFGRTLLELGGNNAVIVAPSADPDLAVRAIFFGAIGTAGQRCTSTRRVILHASRFADVRDRLLAAYRSLRIGDPLDRRTVMGPLVDAAAVADVQTAIARLKRQGGEVLCGGEPLRGRGFAGGCYVTPCIAVADNGLPIVQEETFGPLLYLMRYENFADALAMNNAVPQGLSSACFTRDQREAEQFLSACGSDCGLANINCGTSGAEIGGAFGGEKATGGGRESGSDSWKAYMRRQTSAVNYSDELPLAQGIEFGGG; encoded by the coding sequence ATGCACTCTGACCTCCGCGCGCTCGGCCTCAAGCCGGTCAGTCCGGGTGTGTTCGACGGCGGTTGGCGCGGTTGTGGCGAATGCGTGGCGAAATGTTCCCCGATTGACGGCCGCGTCCTCGCGCGCGTCCGGCATGCGACGCGCGCCGAGGCGCGAGCCGCGGTCGGTTTCGCGCACGAGGCCTTTCTCGAGTGGCGCTCCACGCCGGCGCCGGTGCGTGGCGAGACTGTGCGGCAACTCGGCGAGGCGTTCCGCCGCCGGAAGTCCGCGCTTGCCCGTCTCGTGACACTCGAGACCGGCAAGCTCATCGGCGAGGCCGAGGGCGAAGTGCAGGAAATGATCGACATCTGCGACTTCGCCACCGGGCTCTCGCGGCAGCTTCACGGGCTCACGATGCCCAGCGAGCGACGCGGCCACCGGCTCATGGAGCAATGGCATCCGCTCGGCGTCGTCGGCGTGATCACCGCATTCAATTTCCCCGCCGCCGTGTGGTCGTGGAACGCCGCACTCGCGTCCGTCTGCGGCGATGCCGTGGTCTGGAAGCCATCATCAAAGACACCGCTCACCGCCATTGCAGTGACCCGCATCGCGGAAACGGTCTGTCACGGCACCGGCGCGAATCCCGCCATCTTCGGCCTTGTTGTCGGCAGCCCGGAGGTCGCGGGCGATGCGCTTCTCGAGGACAAACGCGCGCCGTTGATTTCGGCCACCGGCTCCTGTCGGATGGGCGGGACGATCGCGGCGAAGGTCGGGGCGAGATTTGGCCGCACGCTTCTCGAACTCGGCGGCAACAACGCGGTGATCGTCGCACCGTCGGCGGATCCCGACCTGGCGGTGCGCGCGATCTTCTTCGGCGCCATCGGCACCGCGGGCCAGCGCTGCACGTCCACACGCCGCGTCATCCTTCACGCTTCGAGATTCGCGGACGTGCGCGACCGGCTGCTCGCGGCGTATCGATCCCTTCGCATCGGCGACCCTCTCGATCGCCGCACAGTGATGGGGCCGCTCGTGGACGCAGCCGCCGTGGCGGATGTGCAGACAGCCATCGCCCGGCTCAAGCGGCAGGGCGGCGAGGTGCTGTGCGGCGGCGAACCACTCCGCGGTCGCGGCTTCGCGGGCGGCTGTTACGTGACGCCCTGCATCGCCGTCGCGGACAACGGGCTTCCCATCGTGCAGGAGGAGACGTTTGGCCCGCTGCTCTACTTGATGCGTTACGAGAACTTCGCGGACGCGCTCGCGATGAACAACGCCGTGCCGCAAGGCTTGAGTTCGGCGTGCTTCACGCGCGACCAGCGCGAGGCGGAGCAATTCCTGAGCGCGTGCGGGAGCGACTGCGGGCTTGCCAACATCAATTGCGGCACGAGCGGGGCGGAGATCGGCGGCGCATTCGGCGGCGAAAAGGCCACCGGCGGCGGACGCGAGAGCGGCAGCGATTCGTGGAAGGCCTACATGCGCCGGCAGACGAGCGCCGTCAACTATTCCGACGAACTCCCGCTCGCGCAGGGGATTGAGTTCGGCGGCGGCTGA
- a CDS encoding sugar phosphate isomerase/epimerase, protein MKSTAASRREFLRLTSTTAAAALMPAGLWAADGKKRNLKKAIMWGTVGVKGTVMEKMKAVKAAGFEGVEPNSHMNRDEVLAAMKETGLKAASVCCGTHWQLTLSHPSEETRAKGLEGLLQSLRDAQAYGATSVLLVPGVARGGVTYDECFARSVEQIKKAIPTAKECGVKIAIENVWNDFITTPKQADDYLKAINSEWVGWHFDIGNVGRYSPAEEWIPVLGKRILKLHIKEFNTKAMEPNNPGKGFAAKFLEGTNNWPAIMAALDKTGYEGWGISEQGGGGTPEGLKDLSDRMTKIFAS, encoded by the coding sequence ATGAAATCCACCGCCGCCTCCCGCCGTGAGTTCCTGCGACTGACTTCCACCACCGCCGCCGCCGCGCTCATGCCCGCAGGCCTTTGGGCTGCGGACGGCAAGAAACGCAACCTCAAGAAGGCCATCATGTGGGGAACCGTCGGCGTGAAGGGCACCGTGATGGAGAAGATGAAAGCCGTGAAGGCGGCGGGCTTCGAGGGCGTGGAACCGAACAGCCACATGAACCGCGACGAGGTGCTCGCCGCGATGAAGGAAACCGGCCTCAAGGCCGCGAGTGTCTGCTGCGGCACGCACTGGCAGCTTACCCTCTCGCATCCGAGCGAGGAGACGCGGGCGAAAGGCCTCGAGGGTTTGCTGCAATCGCTGCGCGACGCGCAGGCTTACGGCGCAACCTCCGTGCTGCTCGTGCCCGGGGTTGCGCGCGGCGGCGTGACTTACGACGAGTGCTTCGCGCGCTCCGTCGAGCAGATCAAGAAGGCCATCCCGACGGCGAAGGAATGCGGCGTGAAGATCGCCATCGAGAACGTGTGGAACGACTTCATCACCACACCGAAGCAGGCGGACGATTACCTGAAGGCGATCAACAGCGAGTGGGTCGGCTGGCACTTCGACATCGGCAACGTCGGCCGCTACAGCCCGGCCGAGGAGTGGATTCCCGTGCTCGGCAAGCGCATTCTCAAGCTGCACATCAAGGAATTCAACACCAAGGCCATGGAGCCGAACAATCCGGGAAAGGGGTTCGCCGCGAAGTTCCTCGAAGGCACCAACAACTGGCCTGCGATCATGGCCGCCCTCGACAAGACCGGCTACGAAGGCTGGGGCATTTCCGAACAAGGCGGCGGCGGCACGCCGGAAGGCTTGAAGGACCTGTCCGACCGGATGACGAAGATTTTTGCGAGCTGA
- a CDS encoding arylsulfatase yields MKSLMPLPVLLILLASTAPGAPAKPNIVVILADDLGQGDLGCYGNRTFKTPHLDRMAAEGARFTHFSAPMAFCAPTRAALLTGRYPFRSGMNGNPAPDGGPAADAMALSKDEVLLPQLLKRAGYATGMVGKWHLGHKSPDTLPTGRGFDEYLGIPYSNDMRPVKLLDGTNVVEYPVTQATLTRRTTQRALDFIERNKTRPFFLYFAQVMPHKPLATTEQYYKKSGAGLYGDVLADLDQSVGDVLAKLKSAGVDHRTLVIFTSDNGPWFGGSTGGLRGMKGSSFEGGYRVPCIARWPEVLPSPRLRTEPGVMMDIFATVLAAAGVPPPADRVIDGVNLLPRPDMAHPLERQHVFGQQGPRLATVRDARWKLHVLAPRDNFMALHKPGERWTDPRGPDGFTILAPYEQYQPADHPGLRTGDEPVPMMLFDLQADPGEQKNVAAQHPDVVARLKKAFDEMNAQVPPPSAPPAKAKAKQPVEEH; encoded by the coding sequence ATGAAGTCTCTCATGCCACTCCCCGTGCTGCTCATCCTGCTCGCCTCGACCGCGCCCGGCGCGCCCGCGAAGCCCAACATCGTTGTCATCCTCGCCGATGACCTTGGCCAGGGCGACCTCGGTTGTTACGGCAATCGCACGTTCAAGACGCCGCACCTCGACCGCATGGCCGCCGAGGGCGCGCGGTTTACTCACTTCAGCGCGCCGATGGCCTTTTGCGCGCCGACGCGCGCCGCGCTTCTGACGGGGCGCTACCCTTTCCGCTCCGGCATGAACGGCAACCCTGCGCCCGACGGCGGCCCGGCCGCCGACGCGATGGCGCTCTCGAAGGACGAAGTGCTCCTCCCGCAACTCCTCAAGCGCGCCGGTTACGCCACCGGCATGGTCGGCAAGTGGCACCTCGGCCACAAATCCCCCGACACGCTCCCGACGGGCCGCGGCTTCGACGAATACCTTGGCATCCCTTACAGCAACGACATGCGTCCGGTGAAGCTCCTCGACGGCACGAACGTCGTCGAGTATCCGGTCACGCAGGCCACGCTCACCCGGCGCACCACGCAGCGCGCACTGGACTTCATCGAGCGCAACAAGACCCGCCCGTTCTTCCTCTACTTCGCGCAAGTCATGCCGCACAAACCGCTCGCCACGACCGAGCAGTATTACAAGAAGAGCGGCGCCGGCCTCTACGGCGACGTGCTCGCCGACCTCGACCAAAGTGTGGGCGACGTGCTCGCCAAGCTCAAATCCGCCGGCGTGGACCACCGCACGCTCGTCATCTTCACCAGCGACAACGGGCCGTGGTTTGGCGGCAGCACCGGCGGGTTGCGCGGAATGAAGGGCAGCAGTTTCGAAGGCGGCTACCGCGTCCCCTGCATCGCCCGCTGGCCCGAGGTGTTGCCCTCGCCGCGCCTTCGCACCGAACCCGGCGTGATGATGGACATCTTTGCCACCGTGCTCGCCGCCGCAGGCGTGCCCCCGCCCGCGGACCGCGTGATAGACGGCGTCAACCTCCTGCCGCGGCCCGACATGGCTCATCCACTCGAGCGCCAACATGTCTTCGGCCAGCAAGGCCCCCGGCTTGCGACCGTGCGCGACGCGCGCTGGAAACTTCACGTGCTCGCGCCGCGCGACAACTTCATGGCCCTCCACAAGCCCGGCGAACGCTGGACGGACCCGCGCGGCCCGGACGGCTTCACCATCCTTGCGCCCTACGAGCAATACCAACCCGCAGACCATCCCGGCTTGCGCACCGGCGATGAGCCCGTGCCAATGATGCTCTTCGACCTCCAAGCCGACCCCGGCGAGCAGAAGAACGTGGCCGCGCAGCACCCCGATGTCGTCGCGCGCCTGAAGAAGGCGTTCGACGAGATGAACGCGCAAGTCCCGCCCCCGTCCGCGCCGCCTGCGAAGGCGAAGGCGAAACAGCCGGTTGAAGAGCATTGA